A genome region from Trichosurus vulpecula isolate mTriVul1 chromosome 5, mTriVul1.pri, whole genome shotgun sequence includes the following:
- the ERBB3 gene encoding receptor tyrosine-protein kinase erbB-3, producing the protein MKGLLELQILGWLLHLARCSEVGSSQAVCPGTLNGLSVTGDAENQYQTLYKLYDRCEVVMGNLEIVLIGHSPDLSFLQWIREVTGYVLIAMNEFSTLPLPNLRVVRGAQVYDGKFAVFVMLNYNTNSSHALRQLRLNQLTEILAGGVYIERNDRLCHMDTIDWRDIVRDPQAEIVVKNNGKNCPPCHESCGGKCWGPGPGDCQTLTKTICAPQCNGHCFGPNPNQCCHDECAGGCAGPRETDCFACRHFNDSGACVSLCPLPLVYNKLTFQLEPNPHTKYQYGGVCVASCPHNFVIDHTSCVRACPGDKMEVEKNGLKMCEPCGGLCPKACEGTGSGSRFQTVDSSNIDGFVNCTKILGNLDFLITGLQGDPWHNIPALDPEKLNVFQTVREITGYLNIQSWPPHMHNFSVFSNLTTIGGRSLYNRGFSLLIMKNVNVTSLGLRSLKEVSAGRIYISANRRLCYHHSLNWTRLLRGPKEGRLDIKHNRPKKDCVAEGRVCDPLCSSGGCWGPGPGQCLSCRNYSRKGVCVTQCNFLNGEPREFAHEDECFSCHPECQPVEGNVTCYGSGSDACAQCAHFRDGPHCVSSCPHGLVGAKGPIYKYPDAHRECLPCHENCTQGCNGPELHDCLGQPQAISSKTHVAVGLAVVAGLIVITLVLLLTLLYLRGRKIQNKRAMRRYLERGESLEPLDPGEKANKVLARIFKETELRKLKVLGSGVFGTVHKGIWIPEGESIKIPVCIKVIEDRSGRQSFQAVTDHMLAIGSLDHTHIVRLLGLCPGSSLQLVTQYLPLGSLLDHVRQHRGALGPQLLLNWGVQIAKGMYYLEEHGMVHRNLAARNVLLKSPSQVQVADFGVADLLPPDDKQLLHSEAKTPIKWMALESIHFGKYTHQSDVWSYGVTIWELMTFGDIPYKGLRLAEVPDLLEKGERLAQPQICTIDVYMVMVKCWMIDENIRPTFKELANEFTRMARDPPRYLVIKRDSGSGLPPGAEPPALTDKELEEVEALEPELELELELELEEEELANTLGSALSLPVGTLSRPRGSQNFLSPSSGYMPMNQSSLGGTRQGSVVRGSGEQCPCPTSLLQNPRGRLASESSEGRGTSSEAELQEAESLCGSRSPRPRGDSAYHSQRHSLLTPLTPLTPPGLEEEDVNGYVMPDTHTKGIPSSRDGTLSSSVGLSSILGTEEDEYEDEEYEYMNRRRKQSLPRPPRPGSLEELGYEYMDVGSDLSASLGSTHSCPLHPVPIMPATGTTPDEDYEYMNRRHGGGTAGGDYAAMGGCPAAEQGYEEMGSFQGPGHHASCIHDAHLKPLRSLEATHSAFDNPDYWHSRLFSKANAQGT; encoded by the exons ATGAAGGGGTTACTGGAGCTGCAGATATTGGGCTGGCTCCTCCATCTGGCCAGGTGCTCGGAGGTGGGCAGCTCGCAGGCAG TGTGCCCAGGAACCCTCAATGGACTGAGTGTGACCGGTGATGCAGAAAACCAGTACCAGACACTGTACAAACTCTATGATCGGTGTGAGGTTGTGATGGGAAACCTGGAAATTGTGCTTATAGGGCATAGCCCTGACCTGTCCTTcctgcag TGGATCCGGGAGGTAACAGGATATGTCCTGATTGCTATGAATGAATTCTCGACTCTGCCACTCCCTAACCTTCGTGTGGTAAGGGGGGCCCAGGTCTATGATGGGAAGTTTGCCGTCTTTGTCATGCTCAACTATAACACCAACTCCAGCCATGCCCTACGCCAGCTCCGGCTCAATCAGCTCACAG AGATCCTGGCTGGGGGTGTTTACATTGAAAGGAACGACAGACTTTGTCACATGGACACAATTGACTGGAGAGACATCGTGAGGGACCCACAGGCTGAGATTGTGGTCAAGAACAATGGAAAAAACT GTCCCCCTTGTCATGAGTCCTGTGGGGGAAAATGCTGGGGTCCTGGACCAGGAGACTGCCAAACAC TGACAAAGACAATCTGTGCCCCACAATGCAATGGTCACTGCTTTGGGCCCAATCCCAACCAGTGTTGCCATGATGAGTGTGCAGGTGGATGTGCAGGTCCCCGGGAGACAGACTGCTTT GCATGCCGACACTTCAATGACAGTGGAGCCTGTGTGTCTCTGTGCCCACTGCCCCTTGTTTACAACAAGCTCACCTTCCAACTAGAGCCCAATCCTCACACTAAGTACCAGTATGGAGGGGTCTGTGTAGCCAGCTGTCCCC ATAACTTTGTGATAGATCATACCTCCTGTGTCAGGGCCTGTCCTGGGGACAAGATGGAGGTAGAAAAGAATGGGTTGAAGATGTGTGAGCCCTGTGGTGGGCTGTGTCCAAAAG CCTGTGAGGGGACAGGCTCAGGTAGCCGATTTCAGACTGTGGATTCTAGCAACATTGATGGGTTTGTGAACTGTACCAAGATCTTGGGAAACCTGGACTTCCTTATCACTGGCCTCCAAGG AGATCCCTGGCACAACATACCTGCCCTGGATCCTGAGAAGCTCAATGTCTTCCAGACAGTTAGGGAGATTACAG GTTACCTGAACATCCAGTCTTGGCCTCCCCACATGCACAACTTTAGTGTCTTCTCCAACTTGACAACCATAGGTGGTAGAAGTCTCTACAA TCGAGGTTTCTCACTGTTGATCATGAAAAATGTGAATGTGACATCGTTGGGGCTCAGGTCCCTGAAAGAAGTCAGTGCTGGGCGTATTTATATCAGTGCCAACCGGCGCCTTTGCTACCACCACTCTCTGAACTGGACCAGGCTGCTTCGGGGACCAAAGGAAGGCAGGCTGGATATCAAGCATAATCGCCCCAAAAAGGACTGTG tggCAGAGGGTCGAGTGTGTGACCCACTGTGCTCATCTGGGGGTTGCTGGGGCCCTGGTCCTGGCCAGTGCTTATCCTGTCGAAACTACAGTCGAAAGGGCGTCTGTGTGACCCAGTGCAACTTCCTTAATGG AGAACCCCGAGAGTTTGCTCATGAGGATGAGTGCTTCTCCTGCCATCCTGAGTGCCAGCCTGTGGAGGGCAATGTCACCTGCTATGGCTCG GGCTCAGATGCTTGTGCTCAGTGTGCCCATTTCCGGGATGGACCACACTGTGTGAGCAGCTGCCCCCACGGCCTCGTGGGTGCCAAAGGACCCATCTACAAGTACCCAGATGCTCATCGAGAGTGTCTACCTTGCCATGAGAACTGCACTCAGGG GTGTAATGGACCAGAGCTCCATGACTGCTTGGGACAGCCACAGGCCATAAGCAG TAAGACCCATGTGGCTGTGGGTCTAGCGGTGGTAGCAGGGTTGATAGTGATCACCTTGGTCCTGCTACTCACCTTGCTCTACTTGCGAGGGCGGAAGATCCAGAATAAGAGAGCAATGAGGCGCTACTTGGAGCGGGGTGAG AGCCTGGAGCCTCTGGACCCTGGTGAGAAGGCCAACAAGGTCTTGGCCCGAATTTTCAAGGAGACAGAACTGAGGAAACTTAAAGTGCTTGGCTCAGGTGTCTTTGGAACTGTGCACAAG GGCATATGGATCCCAGAGGGTGAGTCCATCAAGATCCCAGTCTGCATTAAGGTCATTGAAGACAGGAGTGGACGGCAGAGTTTCCAGGCTGTGACTGAT CACATGTTAGCCATTGGCAGCTTAGATCATACCCACATCGTTCGGCTGTTGGGGCTATGCCCGGGATCATCTCTGCAGCTTGTCACTCAATATTTGCCACTGGGATCACTGCTTGACCACGTACGACAACATCGAGGGGCTCTGGGACCACAGTTACTGCTCAACTGGGGTGTGCAGATTGCCAAG GGTATGTACTACCTGGAAGAACATGGCATGGTGCACAGAAATCTGGCTGCCCGAAATGTGCTGCTCAAGTCCCCAAGTCAGGTGCAGGTTGCTGACTTTGGGGTGGCTGACCTGCTACCACCTGATGATAAACAACTACTGCACAGTGAGGCTAAg ACACCAATCAAGTGGATGGCCCTGGAGAGTATCCATTTTGGAAAATACACACACCAGAGTGACGTCTGGAGTTATG GTGTGACAATATGGGAACTGATGACATTTGGAGACATACCCTATAAAGGGCTTCGACTGGCTGAAGTGCCTGACCTGCTGGAGAAGGGAGAGCGTCTAGCACAGCCACAGATTTGTACTATCGATGTCTACATGGTCATGGTTAAGT GCTGGATGATTGATGAGAACATACGACCGACATTCAAAGAATTGGCTAACGAATTCACCCGAATGGCACGGGATCCACCACGATATTTGGTCATCAAG AGGGATAGTGGTTCTGGGCTGCCTCCTGGCGCAGAGCCGCCTGCTCTGACTGACAAGGAACTGGAGGAGGTAGAAGCGCTGGAGCCAGAGTTGGAGCTGGAGCTAGAGctggagctggaggaggaagagctggCAAACACACTGGGCTCTGCCCTCAGCCTGCCCGTTGGTACACTGTCCAGGCCACGTGGG agTCAGAACTTTCTGAGTCCTTCATCTGGATACATGCCAATGAACCAGAGCAGCCTTGGAGGGACCAGACAG GGGTCTGTGGTTCGTGGGAGCGGTGAGCAATGCCCCTGCCCGACCTCTCTACTCCAGAACCCACGAGGCCGACTTGCCTCAGAATCATCAGAAGGCCGGGGGACAAGCTCCGAGGCTGAGCTGCAAGAGGCAGAATCTTTGTGTGGAAGCCGGAGCCCTCGGCCTCGAGGGGACAGTGCGTATCATTCCCAACGCCACAGCCTGCTCACCCCGCTCACCCCGCTCACCCCACCAGGACTAGAGGAAGAGGATGTCAATGGTTATGTTATGCCTGACACACATACCAAAG GTATTCCCTCTTCCCGGGATGGCACGCTGTCatcatctgtgggcctcagttccaTTCTGGGCACCGAAGAGGATGAGTATGAGGATGAGGAGTATGAATACATGAATCGAAGAAGAAAGCAGAGTCTGCCAAGACCCCCAAGGCCAGGATCTCTGGAAGAGTTGGGCTATGAGTACATGGATGTGGGATCGGACCTCAGTGCCTCCTTAGGCAGCACCCACAGCTGCCCACTCCATCCTGTACCCATCATGCCTGCTACAGGAACTACTCCCGATGAGGATTATGAATATATGAATCGTCGACATGGTGGAGGAACTGCTGGGGGTGATTATGCAGCCATGGGGGGTTGCCCAGCAGCTGAGCAAGGGTATGAGGAAATGGGATCGTTTCAGGGCCCTGGGCATCATGCCTCCTGCATCCATGACGCCCACCTCAAGCCCCTTCGAAGCCTAGAGGCCACTCACTCTGCCTTTGACAACCCCGACTACTGGCATAGCCGGCTTTTCTCCAAGGCCAATGCTCAGGGGACATAA
- the PA2G4 gene encoding proliferation-associated protein 2G4 produces the protein MSGEDEQQEQTIAEDLVVTKYKMGGDIANRVLRVVVEASTSGASVLGLCEKGDAMIMEETGKIFKKEKEMKKGIAFPTSISVNNCVCHFSPLKSDQDYILKEGDLVKIDLGVHVDGFIANVAHSFVVDASKGTPVTGRKADVIKAAHLCAEAALRLVKPGNQNTQVTDAWNKVAHSFNCTPIEGMLSHQLKQHVIDGEKTIIQNPTDQQKKDHEKAEFEVHEVYAVDVLVSSGEGKAKDAGQRTTIYKRDPSKQYGLKMKTSRAFFSEVERRFDAMPFTLRAFEDEKKARMGVVECAKHELLQPFNVLYEKEGEFVAQFKFTVLLMPNGPMRITSGPFEPELYKSELEVQDAELKALLQSSASRKTQKKKKKKASKTAENATTGETAEENEAGD, from the exons ATGTCGGGCGAAGACGAGCAGCAGGAACAGACGATCGCCGAGGACCTGGTGGTGaccaagtacaagatggggggcGACATCGCCAACC GAGTCCTGAGGGTGGTGGTAGAGGCATCAACCTCAGGTGCATCGGTGCTGGGTCTGTGTGAGAAGGGTGATGCCATGATCATggaggagacaggaaagatcttcaagaaggaaaaggagatgaagaaag GTATTGCCTTCCCTACAAGCATCTCGGTAAATAACTGTGTCTGTCACTTCTCCCCCTTGAAGAGCGACCAGGACTACATCCTCAAGGAGGGTGACTTAGTAAAAAT TGACCTAGGAGTCCATGTGGATGGCTTCATTGCAAATGTGGCCCACAGTTTCGTGGTTGATGCATCTAAG GGCACCCCGGTGACTGGGAGAAAAGCAGATGTGATTAAGGCAGCTCACCTGTGTGCAGAGGCAGCCCTGCGCCTGGTCAAGCCTGGAAACCAG AACACACAAGTTACGGATGCCTGGAACAAAGTTGCCCATTCATTTAACTGCACACCAATAGAAG GTATGTTGTCCCACCAATTGAAGCAACATGTCATCGATGGAGAAAAAACCATCATTCAAAACCCCACAGACCAGCAGAA GAAGGACCATGAAAAGGCTGAGTTTGAAGTCCATGAAGTCTATGCTGTGGATGTTCTTGTGAGCTCAGGAGAGGGCAAG GCCAAGGATGCAGGACAGAGAACTACCATCTATAAGCGAGATCCTTCAAAACAGTATGGtctaaaaatgaaaacttcccgTGCCTTTTTTAGCGAGGTGGAGAGGCGATTCGATGCCATGCCATTCACTCTCAG GGCATTTGAGGATGAAAAGAAAGCCCGGATGGGTGTGGTGGAATGTGCTAAACATGAGCTTCTCCAGCCGTTCAATGTTCTGTATGAGAAGGAAG GTGAGTTTGTTGCCCAGTTCAAATTCACAGTACTCCTCATGCCCAATGGTCCCATGCGGATAACTAGTGGTCCCTTTGAGCCTGAGCTGTACAAGTCTGAGCTAGAGGTCCAGGATGCAGAGCTAAAG gCACTCCTTCAGAGTTCAGCCAGTCGGaagacccagaaaaagaaaaaaaagaag GCCTCCAAGACTGCAGAGAATGCCACCACTGGGGAAACGGCGGAAGAGAATGAAGCCGGGGACTGA